Genomic DNA from Campylobacter concisus:
TTTGCTTTTTGCTATTTAGTTTAAAGTGCTCCGCTTTTGAAATTTTATTATCAACGAAATTTGTCTTACTTGTTCTACTTTCTGCAAAAACATAAAGCACAACATCAAGCCCAACCATAGCAAAAGCCACTAAAAACAGGCATAGAAATACTTTTTTCTTAAAATCTAAAGTATAAAAATTCACTCGCATTATTAAGCCTAATTGCTAAGATTGATATAAACAAAAAGAAAGATGTTGCAAAAATTTGCCAGATAGTAAATTTAAATTTCTTATCAAATGCTATTTGCATAGAGTTTTTAAAAAGCAAAACAACCAAAAAAGCTAAAACGATAAAAAGTATCTCAAGATAGTTAACGTCTATCTTAAACTCACCAAAAAACATCCCTCGGATCACTTTCATGGCATCTTCAAAGCTTTTTGCCCTAAAAAATATCCATGTAAAATTTACAAAGTTAAAGGTGATGATCCAAGCAATGATTTTATTTAATTTAAAATTTAACTTTTGCCAACATCTGTGAATAACAATAGCAACACCATGTAAAGCACCCCAAACAACAAATGTCCAAGCAGCTCCATGCCAAAGACCGCCTATCAAAAATACCAAAAACAAATTTAGATAGGTACGGCTCTGCCCCCCCCTATTTCCTCCAAGTGGGATATATATGTAGTCTCTTAAAAAACGTGATAGTGTAATGTGCCACCTATGCCAAAAATCCTGAATATTTAAAGCCTTATACGGGGAGTTAAAATTTATGGGAAGCCTTATGTTAAAAAGCAGCGCAAGACCTATCGCCATATCACAATAACCACTAAAATCAAAATAAAGTTGAAAGGTATACGAAAGTGACGTCGCCCATGCTTGCAGAAAAGTCAAATTTCCTTCCATATCAAATCCAGCATTTGCAAAAATCGAAAAAGTATCAGCAACCACACTCTTCTTAAATAGCCCTATGCTAAAAACAAAAAGCCCAAGAGCTATAAATTTATAGTTTTTTATAAGATTAAATTTATTTGCAAACTGAGGCATCATTTCTTTGTGATGCACTATCGGACCAGCAATAAGCTGTGGAAAAAATGTTATAAAAAGGCAGTAGTTTAAAAAACTATTCTCTTTTGTCTGCTTGTTATAACTATCCACTAGATATGCTATTTGCTGAAATGTGACAAAACTAAGTGCTAGCGGCAAAGCGATATGAAGTAGACTTAAATTTGTATTTGCTATAGCGTTTAAATTTGAAATTAAAAAATCAGCATATTTAAAATATCCAAGTAAAGCGAGGTTGCAAACTATACCAAAAATCAAAATAGCTTTACTCTGATGTTTTGCAAGAAATTTTGAAATAAAGAAGTTAAAGATAATGCTT
This window encodes:
- a CDS encoding MBOAT family O-acyltransferase, translating into MLFNSYVFIFVFLPLVFFVYFFLNKKRLSNLAKAFLVSASLFFYAYWSVYYLPILLGSIIFNFFISKFLAKHQSKAILIFGIVCNLALLGYFKYADFLISNLNAIANTNLSLLHIALPLALSFVTFQQIAYLVDSYNKQTKENSFLNYCLFITFFPQLIAGPIVHHKEMMPQFANKFNLIKNYKFIALGLFVFSIGLFKKSVVADTFSIFANAGFDMEGNLTFLQAWATSLSYTFQLYFDFSGYCDMAIGLALLFNIRLPINFNSPYKALNIQDFWHRWHITLSRFLRDYIYIPLGGNRGGQSRTYLNLFLVFLIGGLWHGAAWTFVVWGALHGVAIVIHRCWQKLNFKLNKIIAWIITFNFVNFTWIFFRAKSFEDAMKVIRGMFFGEFKIDVNYLEILFIVLAFLVVLLFKNSMQIAFDKKFKFTIWQIFATSFFLFISILAIRLNNASEFLYFRF